The following proteins are co-located in the Methanobrevibacter thaueri genome:
- a CDS encoding DNA-directed RNA polymerase subunit K — MDVEKKLTRFERARILGARAIQISMGAKPLVDIKDSLDPIDIAYAELKAGVLPLDVIRDE; from the coding sequence ATGGATGTTGAAAAGAAATTAACAAGGTTTGAAAGAGCTAGAATTCTCGGGGCTAGAGCAATTCAAATATCTATGGGTGCAAAACCTCTAGTGGATATTAAAGATTCATTGGATCCAATTGACATAGCTTACGCAGAACTCAAAGCTGGAGTTTTACCATTAGATGTTATTAGAGATGAATAG
- a CDS encoding 30S ribosomal protein S9 → MVKVIHTSGKRKTAIARGTVREGTGKVRINKVPLELYSPELAQLKLQEPLTLAGDLANEVDINIHVIGGGVMGQAEAARMVIAKGLVQWSQDLDLKEKYIQYDRTMLVGDPRRSEPKKYGGPGARARKQKSYR, encoded by the coding sequence ATGGTTAAAGTTATTCATACTAGTGGAAAACGTAAAACAGCTATCGCAAGAGGTACTGTTCGCGAAGGAACCGGTAAAGTTAGAATCAACAAAGTTCCTTTAGAACTTTATTCTCCTGAGCTTGCTCAATTAAAATTACAAGAACCATTAACCTTAGCTGGAGACTTAGCTAATGAAGTGGATATCAACATCCACGTTATTGGTGGTGGAGTAATGGGTCAAGCTGAAGCTGCACGTATGGTAATTGCAAAAGGACTCGTACAATGGTCTCAAGATTTGGATTTAAAAGAAAAATACATCCAATATGACAGAACCATGTTAGTAGGTGACCCAAGACGTTCAGAACCTAAAAAATACGGTGGTCCTGGAGCAAGAGCACGTAAACAAAAAAGTTACAGATAA
- a CDS encoding DNA-directed RNA polymerase subunit D → MEIEVRSQNDDEMIFIVRDAEVPFINAIRRVAMVNVPKIAIEDVNIIVNDSAMFNEVLAHRLGLTPLVSDLDALEGLSLPEDDDWEEFSNGIMFYLKEVGPKVVYSKDLKSSDSRIKPVYDTIPLVKLKEGEKLDIEAVAKVGYGKEHAKWIPTTVCAYKQYPEITFNEDVEIDYDCAQACPRGILKSDKRSKKIKIVEEHENSPLIGVEECAMCKSCVRASDNGYINVGFRPNDFIFRIETDGAMPPKEVLLKACDVLGEKADKFIRFSEEGGN, encoded by the coding sequence ATGGAGATAGAAGTAAGAAGTCAAAACGATGATGAAATGATTTTCATTGTTCGTGATGCAGAAGTGCCTTTTATTAATGCTATTAGGAGAGTTGCAATGGTCAATGTTCCTAAAATAGCAATCGAAGATGTTAACATTATTGTCAACGATTCTGCAATGTTCAATGAGGTGCTTGCTCATAGACTTGGTTTAACTCCTTTAGTATCTGATTTGGACGCTCTTGAAGGATTGTCATTACCAGAAGATGACGACTGGGAAGAGTTTTCAAACGGAATCATGTTCTATTTGAAAGAAGTGGGACCTAAAGTAGTTTATTCTAAAGATTTAAAATCTTCAGACTCTAGAATTAAACCAGTATACGACACCATACCTTTAGTAAAACTCAAAGAAGGAGAAAAGCTTGACATTGAAGCAGTTGCAAAAGTTGGATACGGAAAAGAACATGCTAAATGGATTCCAACTACTGTATGTGCTTACAAACAATATCCTGAAATAACATTCAATGAGGATGTTGAAATCGATTACGATTGCGCTCAAGCATGTCCAAGAGGTATTTTAAAATCAGATAAAAGATCCAAAAAGATCAAAATCGTGGAAGAACATGAAAACAGTCCTTTGATTGGAGTTGAAGAATGTGCCATGTGCAAAAGCTGTGTAAGAGCTTCTGACAATGGATACATCAATGTAGGATTCCGTCCAAATGACTTCATTTTCAGAATCGAAACTGATGGTGCAATGCCTCCTAAAGAAGTTTTATTAAAAGCTTGTGACGTATTAGGTGAAAAAGCGGATAAGTTTATCAGATTTAGTGAAGAAGGAGGAAATTAA
- a CDS encoding 50S ribosomal protein L18e, translated as MVKKVIKTNPNLIELINKLYEQSRNEDAAIWKDVAQRLERSNRRTAEVNLSDIARYAEEGETVLVPGKVLSNGDLENKVDVVALKFSAKAQEKIESAGGECISIEEIMESNPKGSNIRIME; from the coding sequence ATGGTTAAAAAAGTAATAAAAACAAATCCTAACCTTATTGAACTTATTAATAAACTTTATGAACAATCAAGAAATGAAGATGCAGCTATTTGGAAAGATGTTGCACAAAGACTTGAAAGGTCTAACAGAAGAACTGCTGAAGTAAATTTATCAGATATCGCAAGATACGCTGAAGAAGGCGAAACTGTTTTAGTACCTGGTAAAGTTTTATCAAATGGTGATTTAGAAAACAAAGTAGATGTTGTAGCATTAAAATTCTCAGCTAAAGCACAAGAAAAAATCGAAAGTGCCGGTGGAGAATGCATCTCAATCGAAGAAATTATGGAAAGTAATCCTAAAGGATCAAACATAAGGATTATGGAATAA
- a CDS encoding DNA-directed RNA polymerase subunit N: MIPIRCLSCGKPVSAYFDEYNKRVAAGESSKDVLDDLGLTRYCCRRMLISHVETWE; the protein is encoded by the coding sequence ATGATTCCTATAAGATGCTTAAGTTGTGGAAAACCTGTATCAGCTTACTTTGATGAATACAATAAAAGAGTAGCAGCTGGTGAAAGTTCTAAAGATGTTTTAGACGATTTAGGTTTAACAAGATACTGTTGTAGAAGAATGTTAATTTCCCATGTGGAAACCTGGGAATAG
- a CDS encoding 50S ribosomal protein L13, producing the protein MIIDGEGCVLGRLASVTSKNLLEGEEVVILNAEKIMLTGNKDWAYAKYKQRVDRASISNPRDLGPKYPRRPDDIFRRTVRGMLPFKKSKGKTAYKGLKAFVGVPAEYADAELTAVPEAEYGDLKKGIELGEISKLLGATF; encoded by the coding sequence ATGATTATTGATGGAGAAGGATGCGTTTTAGGAAGATTAGCTAGTGTAACTAGTAAAAATCTCTTAGAAGGCGAAGAAGTAGTAATTCTTAATGCTGAAAAAATTATGTTAACTGGTAATAAGGATTGGGCTTATGCTAAATACAAACAAAGAGTGGACAGAGCAAGTATCTCTAACCCTCGTGACTTAGGTCCTAAATATCCTAGAAGACCTGACGACATATTTAGAAGAACTGTAAGAGGAATGTTACCTTTCAAAAAATCCAAAGGTAAAACAGCATACAAAGGCTTAAAAGCTTTCGTAGGCGTACCTGCTGAATATGCTGATGCTGAACTCACTGCAGTTCCTGAAGCAGAATACGGAGATCTTAAAAAAGGTATTGAGTTAGGAGAAATCTCCAAACTTTTAGGAGCTACCTTTTAG
- a CDS encoding 30S ribosomal protein S11, which produces MAKDEKWGIANIYSSFNNTIITVTDITGAETISQWSGGKVVRADRQQASPFAAMAAATRIADDAKEKGFVGLHIKVRAPGGNGPRSPGPGAQATIRALARAGIKIGKIEDITPIPHDGTGRPGGKRGRRV; this is translated from the coding sequence ATGGCAAAAGATGAAAAATGGGGTATAGCTAATATTTACTCATCATTTAATAACACTATTATTACTGTAACAGATATTACTGGTGCTGAAACCATCTCACAATGGTCCGGTGGAAAAGTTGTTCGTGCAGACAGACAACAAGCTTCACCATTCGCAGCAATGGCTGCAGCAACCAGAATAGCTGATGATGCTAAAGAAAAAGGATTTGTTGGATTACATATTAAAGTTAGAGCTCCTGGTGGAAATGGACCAAGAAGTCCAGGACCTGGTGCACAAGCTACTATCCGTGCTTTAGCAAGAGCTGGAATTAAAATAGGAAAAATCGAAGATATCACTCCTATTCCTCACGACGGTACTGGAAGACCTGGTGGTAAAAGAGGAAGAAGAGTATAA